In the Puntigrus tetrazona isolate hp1 chromosome 19, ASM1883169v1, whole genome shotgun sequence genome, tttaccggcGCACGGTCCGGTAGTAACGCTCCTTTAACGCCGCAGTCGTGCAAACCGAACATTTACGCAGCATTGATTAATTAGCAACGGTCCCTTTAAGAGCGTGAACGCGCATAGTATCTTTTCCATTGCGACTGTCTGCAACAACTTCAATTGCTTTTTCCTTGCAGAAATGCAGCACATTTGCAGTCTCGAACCACTCCCGGCCATCATAAAATAACTTCATATGATAGATAGAAATGGCTTACGCTCGTAATGTGTCGTCGAGATGGGGACAGAGCCGCAGAGGGAAGTGTCTCTCCTCCAGACGAGGCTGTCAAGAGCGTCTAGACTGACTGTCTCACTCTCATGGCCAAAACTCAGCAGAGCACAAACTCCCGTTGTGTTCCAGTCAGTCCAGCCCTCTGTCTCGCTCTGTGAGGAATTTACTACACACTGCAGCGACGCCTGCAGGACAGGAGTACTAACGAGCCTCGCCGGCAGCGTCCCGTCAcaaggagagagggagggagagagagggggagagagagagagaggagagatggaggggggggagagagagagagagacagagaggggggagagagagagagagagagggggagaggagagatagacagagagagagagagagacacagagagagagggaggggagagagggggagggaggggagagagagggggagagagggagggggagagagagagagagagagagagagaggggggagagagagagagagagagagagagagagaggagagagagagagagagagagagagagaggagagagagggggagagggGGAGGgggggagacagagagagagagacagagagagagggggagggagagagaggggagagaggaggagagagagagagagatagacagagagacagagagagagagagagagagagagagagagagagagagagaaagagagagagagatgaatggaCGGACGGACAGGCAGacagatgaatagatagatagatagatagatagatagatagatagatagatagatagatagatagatagatagatagatagatagatagatagatagacatgcagagagagagacagacagacagacagatagatagatagatagatagatagatagatagatagatagatagatagatagatagatagatagatagatagatagcctCTTATTAAACCCAAATAAAGTTTAGCGGTTCTGGTTGACCTTTCCTGACACTGTCTTATTCACATCTACAGAAAAAGCGAGGAGAAGAGAGTCTCATTGTTAAAAGGTACCAGTCAGGAGAAGAGTACAAAAAATGTCCAAGGCATTAAATATACCCCAGAACACAGTGAAGACAGACAGTCATCATCAAGTGGAGGAAATATGGTCAGCAGTCACATGACAGTGAAGTGGATATCCCTCCAAAACAGATGAAAAGGTGAGAAGAAGACTGAAGTTTAGGAAGGGCCCAGCCAGAGCCAGTAATGCTGACAGACAAGATGTGGGGTACTGTGATTAAATCAAAAGGTGCTTCCACAAAGTATTAGTTTAACGGTGTGTACACTTATACAACCACATTATTATTGTGCATATTatagaactatatatatatatagtgtgtgtgtgtgtgtgtgtgtgtgtgtgtgtgtgtgtgatgaagcaGCAGTGAAAGGGGCGGGGCCAGTGGAGAGGGAGGTGCTCATGTGAGAGGAGGGCTTGTGTCACCCTCTTAAAAGACTCATTTACCGAAAAGGGCCTGAACCCTCTGGCAAGGATTTAACAAGTGTGTTTCCCATTACTGTGTGGTTCTGTGGAGGGAGTCCATCCCAGAGCAGACATGGCCACGGGGCTAGCAGGTGTGTAATTAGGCCACGATACTGTATGTTCTCCTGATTAACACGCTCTCAGCAGCCCGAGGCCTAAAGCCCTGACCACTGACATCTGCCACAGACTACCACTCGAAGTCTTTGATCTGTGTGCATACAGCGTTTTGATTGTATAactacattttagtttaattataatgTGAAAAACATTGTGTAAAAAGTGATATAGCAGATAAATCTCAGCCTGTCATTCTCATAAAAGTAAGGATAACTTTCcttaaatgctataaaaagtATGCATTACAGTATCTACAGGTATACTACTCTTAATTTAGAATTAACTACAATTTAGCAacagtgtttttactgtaacgAACCAAAACATTAgtgatatttgttttgtttttttatatataatttaaatataatttatcgGTCACACTTTACAACAAGGTTCACCGGTTATCGACATTAGCTCACATGAACTATGATTGAACAATAAGTCCACATGGAGTGAGGATCCGGCTGCTCAGGCTCCACGTCGTGCGTTTATAACCTTTTAAGGCACGGCTAGCCGTTGATTATACCTCTTATTCCACGGCCGTTTGCCAAGTTAAGGCCAGCAGCTCTTGGAAGCGCCGTGTTTGACCGGAAGGGTGGAAATGGCGGCTATTTTCGTCAGTCGCGGCTCATTGGCGTACTACAAATCAGACACAGAGACGAAACAGTGCGGTAAGATCGCGTTTATTTGAATGAACCATACCGTTTGTGAAAATTAAGAGAAGTGCAACTGTGTGTGCGGCCTAAACAGTCAAGCTGTGTTTAATTACCTCGTTGCTGAGAAATATAAAGTGGCGAGCTGGTATCTCtaggctattttattaataacagtaGCGTTgagaagtttgtgtgtgtgtgtgtgtgtgtgtgtgtgtgtgtgtgtgtgtgagagagagagagtgtgtttgtgtttatcaaTTAAAGCAGCGCATCATTATGGACCTGTAACTACCTGTGCATTAATCGGTTTTACTGCATACccgccagccaatcagaagccagTATTCAGACAGACCGCGGAATAATCTTccttaatgctaatttcagcgtttattaaaatcaatatcgAGTTGCGTTTGCTAAAGTTAACGCACTGCGTACTAACACGAATAAACAATGTAACTAGCgacaacaaaaatgaatgaatgctgtAATTAATGTTCCGCTCATTGCTTGTCCATGTTAACAGGTGACACCTTATCGTGAAGTGTTACCGATTTATTATCATTTCCCTCTTTTAGGGTAACCTGCGCCCTGGACACGAGAAAGGCACGTTCGGTGAGCCGTGAAGCGGGTCGGTGTGGGTCGTGCTCAGTCGTGTTCGGGGGCTTGATGGCTGGAGGTGGCCGTGTGTCGCTGGCGGAGCTGGGGAGCGTGGGACGGGTCAGACTCGTACATTTGCTCGATGAGGAAGGGGGGAGGCAGGAGGTGGGCCAGGCGAGATCCGGCTCGAGGGGAGTCCAGGTGAGGGAAGAAGTACCTGCACGGACAGACACAAACACCACCGACACCGTGAGGGACAGCTAAGAGACCGGACTCAAAGTTAGCTCTGTGGGGAGGAGAAATAGATGTCACACTCTTAGAAATAGATGTCACTGGGGCTGgaacttttcaaaaggtacatttttgtacctattagggaCACTTCGAGCGCTAACGTGTACCTTTATGGCACCAAGATGGACTGTTTAGGCACGGAAAGGTACGTTTTGAAAGGGCACCGCCACAGTGACGGCTTTcctacctttatttctgagggTGCAGAAAGGTAGCATGGACCTCATTAAAAGATTAATcgttgaataaaatcaaaaatgtcttctgaagatgaacaaaggtctcaCAGATTTGTAAATGACACGAAGGCGACAgaagtgttatttttgtgtgaactgtccctttaaagaaATCCTTCCGTTTCGACGCGATGAAATGTCAATCAGCGGCGCGTGCCTGTCACAAAAGATCATTTTAGCTCgaaaaactttctttttagaCTTACTTACAGCAATTACTCtttggttaggattaggttttgttttagggttacttgcatgtaattatgcataatttattgttattataatggtGAACATGTAACGTGTAAGAAGACGCCTGAAACCTTCCTTGATCAAGCTTGGGAGCTCAAACTGAAATTTATACAAgcagattcattcattcaatacTTTCATTAACCAAAATGCGGAGCATAATTTGGTAACACATCAGATAAGGAAACacattcactattaactagcaGAATAAGGCATATCAGTatgagctttttaaaatacttatatgctaaaaatatggacaactgaaagaaaaaaagcaacgTGTTGTTAGTGAAATGAGTTTTCTCTAATCTAAAGTGTTAAAGTTACCAAAACGTGTGGCCTTCAAACTAGATTTCTGCGATTttgttattacaaaaactttaagacaaaaatgtaccaaatttaaaaaaagtgtagttaAGTTCTATTTAGTTCAGTTATACCTCAGTATAAGGACCAGCTAAGTTTGACGATTTTTTTAGTTGCTCATAAACTTAAACTTCTATtactttatttctattattaaataaagaaaaaaaactgtttaagcCTACAGTCACCGCTATGATGCATTTACCAATTTTTTACAATTAGTCTGTCCTTTAAAACTGACTGGGGTCATGGTCTGAGTGGGACTCAATCGGGATGTTGTTCACCGAAACGtttcaaaaagttttattttttttcccgttTCTTTTTCACCGTCCTTTCAGACCGAGGTCTCCTTGAGTGAGGACAAACGTAATTCAGACCAACCTCAGAGAGGTCATTACGCAACTCagaactgaaaaacaaactttattttataaaaagcacACTCGCAAAAGTTGCGTTCATTTGAAGAACTGTTTGTACGCGCTCCTTTTGAATTCCCGTCTGAAGTGGCCCTTCAAGGGGAACGCGCTCTTAATATCTCCAGTATATAACGATCAGGGTCCAGCTTTTGATTTAGGGTCCACTACTTATGCACCCAACTCCTGAATTGTGAAACTTTTTGTCTATTAACAGAGATACCGTGTCAGAGGTTTCATCATTGCCCGCTAAGATGCACAACATCCAGATAGTTTCTTAGCACGATCTGGGTTCCTGTAACAAAAGACATCTGCTAATTCAGCGAGTGACCAATTAAAACGTAGTATGTTAGTAATTCCAAGGGCATGTTTTGAGCAGATCTGAATGATAGTGTCTCCCTCTGCTGTCCACACTGCATGCTAGCGGCTTCAAACCCACGGCACGGTTCACCCTTTACCAGATAAACGAGGAGTTCaaaaaatgtcatcttttgcgtttcacagaagaaaaaatgttaacaatataGTTcgattttgggtgaactgctcctttaaacGCTGCTACATACGACATGCTCGGTGCGAATGCAGACTAAACTCGTGGAAATTGACCCGactgtgttaaaataaatacgtGAGTAGTACCGCATGACGTCAGGACGATTAATAAGTAGGTCAGTATCGATGGGAATCGGGTTTAGTGTATAACTGGTTTAGAAGCACACAGTAAAGGCTCTTTGTCAGGCAGGTGGCGCTGAACACGCCGCACGGCTCCTTCGGTGGATTAGTAGCTAGACGAGAGTTCAGGTGAGGGTCAGTGAGGTCTTGGTCCAATCCCGAGCatgcagcaaacagccaatcagcacgGCATGCCGTTAGCCTGGCATCAGCTgagctttttttctgttgaaaatAAGACACAGTTATGCATAAACCACAAACCTGAACATTCGAACGCAGACGGATGCGTAAATCATTTCACATAAGTAGTGCAGTCAAACGGTTAAAACGCAattattgcattcaaaatatagcttctttttttttttcacggtaggaaatttactaaatatcttcatgagcCATGATCTTTTTGACCCATACAAACATATCTTTGGCTATTGCTATGAATATTCCTGGGCTACTTGAGGTTtcgtggtccagggtcacatatgtatgtgtaccttgtatattcatgtaaatacaAAACACGCATACAGTACAACgtatatatatttcttcttaaatatataaatgcatgtgtattaCACACATGTATTATCTACACAATTATTATGGAGGTGACTATGCCCAGTACTGTTACAAATGTAACACATCTGTgattcatataaaattatattcactATCATACGGTTATTCACATATTCATATACATGctaattgtttaatatttgaatttcaagcaaaaaatgtaaacaaattcaGTATAAACTAATAGTTTTGCCTCAAAATTAGTTTCTGATTCACAGCAAGCAatgtgtttgtagtttttggGTAAGGTCAAGTCATCTATATGCCCAACAAACAACTAGTTAAACTAGTTAAGCAACAGTGAAGACTAGTGTTccctaatctaaagtgttacaaCTAGAGTCCGCATTGAAATCCTCCTGGGAATCATATTGAAGCTTTGGGAAGTTGCGATTATGAGATCAGTTACATTTTTAGCTAAGAAACGCTTTTTGCTTTCGTCTCCTCTCCACACAGCGCAGCGTGACGTACCTGCCAGCAGAAGCGGCCCCGGCGACCATCTGAGCGGCTCCAGGGACGCCGGCCGCGCTCAGAGCCGCAGCGTGTCCAGAAGAGCCGTTCACCGGGCTGCCGTCTCCTCTCAGGATCCCCGTGCACTTCCAGTTATCCATGTAGTTAGCTGCACGCCAGATCAAACAGCATTCGTTTATATGAGGCACGTAAAGCCgtaaactaataaatactacATAAAATAAAGCACTGTTTCAAAAGTTGATATTTTGTAATGAAACAAAGACCCTTTCcttcataatattatataaaaaaatagggCTGTCAGTcaatttgtttgtctgtgtatttttataatgtatatgtaaagaCACATACAACATATTTATGTacttgtgtgtttatatataattataaataaatatgttcaatGTATAAACTTAACATCTTAGtcttaatatatacatgaatgtgtgcatttatactaaatgtatacatgttaCGGACATATATTAGGTAAACATATgcgattaatcttttgacagcactaacagctttagaaagaaaaaatgtatttgattattagtgctgtcaaacaattaactgcatccaaaagaaatgtttttgttgacataatTTATGCGTTTCTACagagtatatttattatgtataaataaatacacacacatgcatgtatatatttaggaatcatgttatttgtatatgaaatatatttgtatataatattataataaataatgtaataataaaatatatagttttaaatattttcaaaatatattctgcatgagtgtgtatttatacacacacacacacacatgtatatgcCAACAAAAACCTTTAATTAACCCTtaatttggatgtgattatttgtgattaattgcttgacgacagtaattattattacacaaacatttaaaaccatCTACTGAACACAAATGATGATCGCCTCAGAAACGACTCAAGTATTTTTTGCTCATACAGTAAGTCCATGACATGacaaattatgacagaattgtcattttttggagtgaactaggcctatccctttaatgcattttttaaattaatattactattttatgaatactttaaataataaactaaatctgccagcaggtggcagtaAATTTTTTACTGCTCGGAGACACAACACTTCAGCTGTggctttaaaagtaattttgttgttatatatatatatatatatatatatatatatatatatatatatatatatatatatatatatatatatatatatatatatatatatataaaaacaaaaacaagttgtgcttaaaatataacaatattaacttttttcacTGTTGcataaaaccacatttcacatttaactcGGCATAAATGAGACAAAAACTCATACTGGATTGTTGTGGAATTTTTTTGCAGCAATCTCTTAAATTTTAGCACATAACTGCATTGTTAACAGTCAACTGAACTCTAAGGTGGGGTACGGGTGTtaactgcacaaaaatattttaaaatggcgTGATTCTTTCATAACTCATAAACTGACAGccctaataaaaaaagtaaagaaacttaaaaaaaagcccAGCAGGAAGCAGCAGGCCGAGCTGACAGCTGACCTTTCCAGAGCCGCACACATCCGTCGTCTCCAGAGGAGGCCAGAAGAGTGCTGGTGATGTTCCAGCTCACGCGCCACACCTGAGAGTTGTGACTGTCGAACTGAGCCATCACCTGCACCTCAAACTTAGTGGGACCAGAGCTGCTGACGCTCTCTCTcctgacagaaacacacaacacacatcaACCACCCCGACAGCAATCCCTCATGCAGACACGTGAGACTCAGCACCATGATGAAGCAGATGCTGCTGTGCCACACTGATGTATTACTGATGTGTGAAAGATTGTGTGTATCTTTAGTCAGATGCATTCACGTTGTGACTGTGTCCCAGATGCAGTCACCGGGAACTGTTTGTAAAGGTGTGAACTAAATCATCCGCAGATTTAGAACAGAAGCCGATCGCAGGGTCTCCAGCAGGAGGTCCTGCTGATATCTCTACCGTTTCGAGCTATTCGTCTTTAGGTGTAAAGCTCTGTCTCACAAACAGGACTCTACGGAAAAACCTTGAGAGCTAGAACTCTTACACAGGTTAAGATTGTTTGAGGGAGACATGCTAGCATCTGTGCTTTAAGAAATTCTTCTCCCCACAAGAACTTTGGTCACGCTTACGCTTTTTATGCTTAGCCAGTTACAACAGAATCTAACACGCGTCTTGTAGGATGCTCGGCAttgcaatatttagttttaattcgtttttttgtGAAGATATACATTGCGAATAAAGCggtatttaaaaattacaggGATTTTCAAAAGACAATTATTTGTtgggcaaaaatatttttttaaaaaaagtaaaaataataaaaaaaaaagtttaatttaatttttgtttttttttgtttttttacagtttatttattttcatatttacacattCACACTGTTTTTGacctattaaaaataaataatacctaGTTTCCTCATtgttagatataaaaaaaataaacgcattttaatattttatcgtAATAGAAATTCAATCAATACAATTTAGTTTATAGACCTAGGAAAAAAAGCACGATCCAATACACATACAACGCCAATAGGACAACACATGCATTTCAGCCAGGACTTGTTCACATAAGTCCTAAACAGCATGATGATAcacgttaaaaaaataaataaaaatgtttatgtttggGTGAAATAGCCATATTGACCGTCCCCTCGATTTCTACCGAGTGCGATGTCCTACTAACCTTAAAGGTACAAGCTTGAAAACACGGACGTCTTTGGTGGCTATGGCCAGCACGTGGAAGGATCTCCCCAGATTAGGAGCGAAGGAGATGTCGTGAACCGGCTCGGTCACGGTCATCAGCGTCTCCGCTTTGGCGTACTTCCTGCGTGTCAACACAAACCCTTCAGAAGCGCTCGCGACCCGTAACGAGTCCGAGGAGAAGCCAAGCCCATACCTGGTGTTTTCGTTGTACTCATAGATTTGCACTTTGCCACTGTAGGTGACGCTGCCGTCGTCACTGCCCACGGCGATCATCGGAGGATGAGCTCGGGAACTGAGGGCCGGGACAAAGAGTTAGGACGCTCAAGAGCGCGCGTTTCGTATTGATGTGCGGCCGGCGTTCAGACCTGGAGGGGTTCCAGGAGATGCAGGAGCAGGAGAGCTTGCAGGAGATCTCGTGCTGCAGAGACCACTGGCTGAGGTTCATCACGTCGGGGGCCTCGTAGATGCGCACCACGCCGTCCGCGGAGCAGGTGGTCAGCATCAGGCCCATGTGCTTCGGCGCAAACTTCACGTCGGTCACCGACGTCCGACTGTCCACCAGCGTGGTCCTCTTGATCTGCAGGAAAAGGCAGGAATCAACTAAAGGACATTGCATCTGTTGAATCGGTTTTTGCATCCTTTGGCAAAATATGCGTGAAACAGGTCAACTGTTTGAAGCTGAGACTCATCTGAAATGCACGGTTTGTTAAGATTGTATAATATTTGGCCCGATTTGAAAATCTGGGAATTATCTACTAAATATCTCAACAGAAACATAATCTTTACTTTAATATActgatgatttttggcataaggAAAACCCTCGATCCCGATACGATGTGCTGCTGAACTGTTTTCGTACTCGGTTTCCACAGTATGGATACACAGATATTATCCAATCCTGcagttttattacatattaattcaTTCCTGGCCATAGTTAATTTGCTGGACATAGTTTATAAAAAACAAGGCAATAAATTTGTACAATGTGGCCACaaccaaattattatttattttaaaacagttgtatTATAACAGTTCTGtcttaatgtaataataataataataatagtaataacactATTGTTATACCAGTGAATtggtatatattataataaaataacttactgtttaaaaaaaaaaaaaaattaaataaatatattatatatatatatatatatatatatatatatatatatatatatatatatatatatatatatatatatgcactaaCACAATTTTTCAAGGTTTTGTGCAGAAGCTAGAAATTCCAGTATCATGACAACAGTAATACAGTAACAAGAGCGGCCCAGTTTTCCATACCCAGTGGCTTTGCCCCCGCTGCTTGTCGTTGGATTCCCCGACGATCTCTTCCCACACAGCTGCGGTGCGGTCAAAGGAGCAAGACGCCAGCACCTGACCAAACTCAGGGTGAGCCCACGTCACCCTCCACACCGAGCCACTGTGAgtctgcaacacacacacacacacacacacacatacatcagtCACAAACACTATTGCACTGGCTGAGCGCTTCAAGCTCGTTTCATTTAAGATGGTcatatgcacacaaaaatacataaataacttGACAACGCACCTATTGTACCCCACGTTATTTAAGGGTGAAATAGAGATTTAGAC is a window encoding:
- the seh1l gene encoding nucleoporin SEH1 isoform X1 → MFVAKSIAADHKDLIHDVSYDFHGRRMATCSSDQSVKVWDKGDDGEWHCTASWKTHSGSVWRVTWAHPEFGQVLASCSFDRTAAVWEEIVGESNDKQRGQSHWIKRTTLVDSRTSVTDVKFAPKHMGLMLTTCSADGVVRIYEAPDVMNLSQWSLQHEISCKLSCSCISWNPSSSRAHPPMIAVGSDDGSVTYSGKVQIYEYNENTRKYAKAETLMTVTEPVHDISFAPNLGRSFHVLAIATKDVRVFKLVPLRRESVSSSGPTKFEVQVMAQFDSHNSQVWRVSWNITSTLLASSGDDGCVRLWKANYMDNWKCTGILRGDGSPVNGSSGHAAALSAAGVPGAAQMVAGAASAGRYFFPHLDSPRAGSRLAHLLPPPFLIEQMYESDPSHAPQLRQRHTATSSHQAPEHD
- the seh1l gene encoding nucleoporin SEH1 isoform X2 → MFVAKSIAADHKDLIHDVSYDFHGRRMATCSSDQSVKVWDKGDDGEWHCTASWKTHSGSVWRVTWAHPEFGQVLASCSFDRTAAVWEEIVGESNDKQRGQSHWIKRTTLVDSRTSVTDVKFAPKHMGLMLTTCSADGVVRIYEAPDVMNLSQWSLQHEISCKLSCSCISWNPSSSRAHPPMIAVGSDDGSVTYSGKVQIYEYNENTRKYAKAETLMTVTEPVHDISFAPNLGRSFHVLAIATKDVRVFKLVPLRRESVSSSGPTKFEVQVMAQFDSHNSQVWRVSWNITSTLLASSGDDGCVRLWKANYMDNWKCTGILRGDGSPVNGSSGHAAALSAAGVPGAAQMVAGAASAGRKKAQLMPG